From a region of the Phaseolus vulgaris cultivar G19833 chromosome 6, P. vulgaris v2.0, whole genome shotgun sequence genome:
- the LOC137832314 gene encoding peptide methionine sulfoxide reductase B5-like isoform X1: protein MQLCNAIRALHQSAVDFFNATGHYIKGLSPVLASAKKWQHQSPLTKQKRNGRLKGTGEYDKIYEEGVYNCAGCGTPLYKSSTKFDSGCGWPSFYEGFPGAINRSPDPDGRRTEITCAACGGHLGHVTKGEGYNTPTDERHCVNSISVKFVSGNATASV from the exons ATGCAACTGTGCAATGCAATAAGGGCCCTTCACCAGTCTGCTGTTGATTTTTTCAATGCAACTGGGCACTATATTAAGGGCCTTTCTCCAGTCTTAGCATCAGCAAAAAAATGGCAGCACCAGTCTCCATTAACAAAACAGAAGAGGAATGGAAG ATTGAAGGGTACTGGAGAATATGACAAAATTTATGAAGAAGGAGTTTACAATTGTGCTGGCTGTGGAACTCCTCTTTACAAGTCTTCAACCAAGTTTGATTCTGGTTGTGGCTGGCCTTCTTTCTATGAGGGTTTTCCTGGGGCCATCAATCGATCT CCTGACCCAGATGGGAGGAGGACAGAGATAACTTGTGCAGCCTGTGGTGGACACTTGGGTCATGTTACCAAAGGAGAGGGATACAATACCCCAACTGATGAACGCCATTGTGTGAATAGTATCTCTGTCAAATTTGTTTCTGGAAATGCTACTGCTTCAGTATGA
- the LOC137832314 gene encoding peptide methionine sulfoxide reductase B5-like isoform X2, whose protein sequence is MAAPVSINKTEEEWKVILSPEQFRILRQKGTELKGTGEYDKIYEEGVYNCAGCGTPLYKSSTKFDSGCGWPSFYEGFPGAINRSPDPDGRRTEITCAACGGHLGHVTKGEGYNTPTDERHCVNSISVKFVSGNATASV, encoded by the exons ATGGCAGCACCAGTCTCCATTAACAAAACAGAAGAGGAATGGAAGGTGATTCTCTCCCCTGAGCAGTTTCGGATCCTTCGCCAGAAAGGAACTGA ATTGAAGGGTACTGGAGAATATGACAAAATTTATGAAGAAGGAGTTTACAATTGTGCTGGCTGTGGAACTCCTCTTTACAAGTCTTCAACCAAGTTTGATTCTGGTTGTGGCTGGCCTTCTTTCTATGAGGGTTTTCCTGGGGCCATCAATCGATCT CCTGACCCAGATGGGAGGAGGACAGAGATAACTTGTGCAGCCTGTGGTGGACACTTGGGTCATGTTACCAAAGGAGAGGGATACAATACCCCAACTGATGAACGCCATTGTGTGAATAGTATCTCTGTCAAATTTGTTTCTGGAAATGCTACTGCTTCAGTATGA
- the LOC137832315 gene encoding uncharacterized protein: protein MEHLPVNRNEAKGLAPSPSPPQGIHQSDLDEDDENVNQLDECSSLYHLMQDCVVRSNRNWKACQPEVRALRECYEKRKNMPAK, encoded by the exons ATGGAGCATTTGCCGGTGAACCGGAACGAAGCAAAAGGATTGGCGCCGTCGCCTTCGCCGCCGCAAGGCATTCACCAGAGCGATTTGGACGAGGATGACGAGAACGTAAATCAGCTCGATGAATGTTCTTCTCTCTATCACCTGATGCAG GATTGCGTTGTTCGATCAAACAGGAATTGGAAAGCATGCCAGCCAG AAGTACGTGCTTTGAGGGAATGCTATGAGAAGAGAAAAAACATGCCAGCAAAGTAG